One segment of Halomonas sp. TD01 DNA contains the following:
- the astD gene encoding succinylglutamate-semialdehyde dehydrogenase, producing MHAQQQQLINGAWVTGDADTFTKHDPVAGTLLWQGASASNAQVGAAIDAARVAFPEWARTTFAERQALVERFVDVLTARREDLAVAIASETGKPLWEARTEAGAMVGKVALSIKAYHERTGEREKEVGSAKAVLRHRPHGVMVVFGPYNFPGHLPNGHMVPALLAGNTVVFKPSDQTPLTADLTLQCWVEAGLPAGVINLVQGGVAVGQALAAHPGIDGLLFTGSAKVGGMLQQQFAGQLDKILALELGGNNPLIVKDVDDERAAVLTILQSAFLSGGQRCTCARRLMVPNGEVGDRLIDALSDAIAKLHVAGQFEEAPAAPFYGGLVSVAAADGLLKAQDELEAMGGTVINRMQRLKDNTSLLSPALIDVTGMDVPDEEHFGPLLKIHRYSDWDEALALANDTRYGLSAGLIGGDKADWDDFLLRIRAGIVNWNRQTTGASGDAPFGGVGDSGNHRPSAYYAADYCAYPVASMEADTLEMPETLPPGVNL from the coding sequence ATGCACGCCCAACAGCAGCAACTGATTAACGGCGCCTGGGTAACGGGCGATGCCGACACCTTCACAAAGCACGATCCTGTTGCGGGAACACTGCTTTGGCAAGGTGCTTCGGCTTCAAACGCACAGGTTGGCGCCGCTATCGATGCCGCGCGTGTGGCTTTCCCTGAATGGGCGCGCACAACGTTTGCTGAGCGCCAAGCACTTGTTGAACGGTTTGTTGACGTGCTGACGGCCCGCCGCGAAGACTTAGCGGTAGCGATTGCCTCTGAGACCGGCAAGCCGCTTTGGGAAGCACGCACTGAAGCTGGTGCGATGGTCGGTAAGGTGGCGCTATCTATCAAGGCCTACCATGAGCGCACGGGTGAGCGAGAAAAAGAAGTGGGTAGTGCGAAAGCCGTACTGCGTCATCGCCCTCACGGTGTCATGGTGGTATTTGGCCCCTACAACTTCCCCGGCCACCTGCCCAACGGCCATATGGTGCCCGCGTTGCTCGCTGGCAATACCGTGGTGTTTAAACCCAGCGACCAAACGCCGCTTACTGCCGATTTAACTCTGCAATGCTGGGTGGAAGCGGGGCTGCCTGCTGGGGTGATTAACTTAGTACAGGGTGGTGTCGCTGTAGGGCAAGCCTTAGCAGCGCATCCAGGTATCGATGGCCTGCTGTTTACTGGTAGCGCGAAAGTGGGTGGCATGCTGCAGCAGCAGTTCGCCGGGCAGTTGGATAAAATCCTCGCCTTGGAGCTGGGCGGCAACAACCCGTTAATAGTGAAAGATGTCGACGATGAGCGTGCTGCCGTACTGACTATTTTGCAGTCGGCGTTTTTATCCGGCGGCCAGCGCTGTACCTGTGCCCGTCGTTTGATGGTGCCGAATGGAGAGGTCGGTGACCGCCTGATCGACGCACTTTCTGATGCTATCGCCAAGCTACATGTGGCCGGACAGTTTGAGGAAGCACCTGCTGCGCCGTTCTATGGCGGTTTGGTCAGCGTGGCGGCTGCCGATGGTTTGCTCAAGGCGCAAGACGAGCTGGAGGCCATGGGCGGTACGGTGATTAACCGTATGCAACGCCTTAAAGATAACACCAGCCTATTAAGCCCTGCATTGATTGATGTAACGGGAATGGACGTGCCCGACGAGGAGCATTTCGGCCCGTTGCTGAAAATCCATCGTTACAGCGATTGGGATGAAGCGTTAGCGCTGGCTAACGATACACGCTATGGCTTGTCTGCAGGACTCATCGGTGGCGATAAAGCTGACTGGGACGACTTTCTGCTGCGCATTCGTGCAGGGATTGTTAACTGGAACCGCCAAACCACAGGTGCCTCTGGCGACGCCCCCTTTGGCGGCGTAGGCGACAGCGGTAACCATCGCCCAAGCGCTTACTATGCGGCGGACTACTGCGCTTACCCGGTGGCGTCTATGGAAGCCGACACCTTGGAAATGCCAGAAACTCTGCCGCCGGGAGTCAACCTATGA
- a CDS encoding arginine N-succinyltransferase, producing the protein MLVIRPVTMADLPALEQLAEHAVPRLTNLPANRDRLEERIVRSQEAFNSEIEFPGNEHYMFVLADDDREEVLGTATIRAQAGAAEAYYTYRQETLIHASQQLNVRREVQTLALSHEASDATLLCALSLNPRYKGTSAESLLRRARLMFIAQYPERFSRILAVAFPGYLDSKNESPFWESVGRHFFARSFQEMNHMAGVRSKSFIAEVMPQFPLYLPLLTPQARAAIGREHPAHEDALAEMLAEGFVRSRHVDIFDAGPIVKAERERLETFRRAAWHPVRVRPEHALPDAEPAMIANQTLGDFRCIVARYALSPTGQLMLSPQHAERLGVEEGRAVLAAPLTLPSAVDALDEGEM; encoded by the coding sequence ATGCTGGTAATCCGACCGGTAACAATGGCTGACCTTCCAGCCCTGGAGCAGTTGGCAGAGCACGCGGTGCCGCGGCTCACCAATCTGCCCGCCAACCGTGATCGGCTTGAGGAGCGCATTGTGCGCTCCCAGGAAGCCTTTAACAGTGAAATAGAGTTCCCTGGTAACGAACATTATATGTTTGTACTGGCGGATGATGATCGTGAGGAAGTGCTAGGCACGGCGACCATTCGTGCCCAGGCAGGTGCAGCGGAAGCCTACTACACCTATCGCCAGGAAACGCTGATTCATGCTTCCCAACAGCTGAATGTGCGTCGAGAAGTGCAAACCTTAGCGCTTTCTCACGAAGCTTCTGATGCCACGCTGCTCTGCGCGCTGTCGCTTAACCCGCGCTACAAAGGTACCAGTGCAGAAAGCCTGTTACGCCGTGCGCGACTGATGTTTATTGCCCAATACCCTGAGCGTTTTTCACGCATTCTGGCGGTCGCCTTTCCGGGCTATCTGGATAGCAAAAATGAGTCGCCTTTTTGGGAAAGCGTTGGTCGTCACTTTTTTGCGCGCAGCTTCCAAGAAATGAATCACATGGCTGGCGTTCGCTCGAAAAGTTTCATTGCTGAAGTGATGCCGCAGTTTCCGCTTTATCTACCGCTGCTAACGCCTCAGGCGCGAGCTGCTATTGGCCGAGAGCACCCCGCCCATGAAGACGCGCTAGCAGAAATGTTGGCAGAAGGCTTTGTGCGTTCTCGCCATGTCGATATTTTCGACGCAGGGCCGATTGTAAAAGCTGAGCGTGAGCGATTGGAAACCTTCCGTCGTGCTGCTTGGCATCCGGTCAGGGTACGTCCTGAGCACGCACTGCCCGATGCAGAGCCAGCGATGATTGCCAACCAAACCTTAGGCGATTTCCGTTGTATTGTGGCGCGTTATGCGCTTTCGCCTACCGGACAATTGATGCTTTCACCGCAGCACGCTGAACGGTTAGGTGTTGAAGAGGGGCGCGCGGTGCTGGCAGCGCCGTTAACCCTGCCAAGCGCGGTAGATGCGCTTGATGAAGGAGAGATGTAA
- a CDS encoding class I SAM-dependent methyltransferase: protein MSEQTYLEKSLSAAVYPPLKRALGVVDTTLPRVAVDAGCGAGRDALFLMEHGYTVHAYDKSDVAIARLEEVGGRYINQTLISQVCSFERFVYPKTAPINACSSLFFCDPGLFASAWQNLTRSLLKGGVFCGHFMGPNDTWAKMGRGDLSIHTYSDIQALFKDQFKVIDIVEHNTEGTTLLGKSKHWHIYTVVAQKVI from the coding sequence ATGAGCGAGCAAACATATCTCGAAAAGTCACTCAGCGCTGCGGTTTATCCGCCATTAAAGCGGGCGCTTGGCGTTGTAGACACTACCTTGCCTAGGGTTGCCGTTGATGCAGGCTGCGGAGCAGGGCGCGATGCACTGTTCTTGATGGAGCACGGCTATACGGTGCATGCCTATGATAAAAGTGATGTGGCGATAGCTCGATTAGAGGAGGTTGGAGGGCGCTATATTAATCAAACTCTAATTTCTCAAGTGTGCAGCTTTGAGCGGTTTGTGTATCCAAAAACGGCGCCCATTAATGCATGCTCAAGCCTATTTTTTTGTGATCCTGGGCTATTTGCCAGCGCTTGGCAAAACCTTACGCGTTCACTATTGAAGGGCGGTGTATTCTGTGGCCATTTTATGGGCCCCAATGACACCTGGGCAAAAATGGGGCGAGGAGATTTATCGATACACACCTATTCTGATATCCAAGCGCTTTTTAAGGATCAGTTTAAGGTAATAGATATTGTTGAGCACAACACGGAAGGTACGACACTGCTTGGCAAGTCCAAGCATTGGCATATTTATACCGTTGTTGCTCAGAAAGTCATTTGA
- a CDS encoding glutathione S-transferase family protein encodes MSELIFYTHPMSRGRVVRWMLEELGISYVTKAMEYGAEMKSPEYLAINPMGKIPAIKHGNTVVTEVAAILAYLADQFPDKKLAPPLESPARGAYCRWLFFMAGPFEMATSAMAYGWKIDDSNAQAVGCGRLEDSINTLERALEKTPYICGDQFTAADILLSSYLWWEIMQKNIPPKEVFKEYIERTESRPAAKRANAIDDELATKMKPVSF; translated from the coding sequence ATGTCAGAACTAATTTTTTACACTCACCCTATGTCCCGCGGCCGTGTGGTGCGCTGGATGCTAGAAGAGCTAGGTATTTCCTACGTGACAAAGGCCATGGAGTACGGCGCTGAGATGAAAAGTCCGGAGTACTTAGCCATTAATCCCATGGGTAAAATACCGGCGATCAAGCACGGCAACACTGTCGTCACCGAGGTCGCGGCCATCTTGGCTTATCTAGCAGATCAGTTTCCAGATAAAAAGCTGGCTCCGCCGTTGGAATCCCCTGCACGCGGTGCTTACTGTCGCTGGCTGTTTTTCATGGCCGGTCCCTTTGAGATGGCCACCAGTGCAATGGCCTATGGGTGGAAAATTGATGACAGTAACGCCCAGGCCGTTGGCTGTGGCCGCCTAGAAGACAGTATTAATACTCTGGAAAGGGCGCTGGAAAAAACGCCGTATATTTGTGGCGATCAATTCACCGCAGCGGATATCTTGCTCAGCAGCTACCTATGGTGGGAAATAATGCAGAAAAACATTCCGCCAAAAGAGGTGTTCAAAGAATACATAGAGCGCACTGAAAGCAGGCCCGCCGCCAAACGTGCGAATGCAATAGATGACGAGCTGGCTACGAAAATGAAGCCTGTTTCATTCTAG
- the astA gene encoding arginine N-succinyltransferase has protein sequence MRIRPIARDDLDGLQALAQQAGVGFTSLPDNREFLAGKIEAAARAFEERTPADDRLYFFVLEDEQNGELAGCCAIEGQVGREVPFYNYRLGTLAHSSVQLDLHRTIDTLFLSSDHTGDAEVCSLFLRPEYRGEANKHLRNGALLSKARWLFIAQFRDRFPQKVLAEMRGVFDEHNTSPFWESLGKHFFPMDFNEADRLTGLGQKSFIGELMPKFPIYTTFMSEEARACIGQVHRHTRPALEMLKKEGLRWEGYVDIFDGGPTVEAYIDDVRAIRNSRLCQVEVSQSAPDESVSRWLAATTEMLNFTASWIGRAPTQENTIVLNQQEADRLGVTTGDHVRLLET, from the coding sequence ATGCGCATTCGACCCATTGCCCGCGACGATTTGGATGGGCTCCAGGCACTTGCGCAACAGGCAGGCGTTGGCTTTACCTCACTGCCGGATAACCGTGAGTTTTTGGCTGGCAAAATTGAAGCTGCCGCCCGTGCCTTTGAAGAGCGCACACCCGCCGATGATCGACTCTACTTCTTTGTACTGGAAGATGAGCAGAATGGAGAACTGGCCGGTTGTTGTGCCATCGAGGGCCAAGTAGGTCGCGAAGTGCCGTTTTATAATTATCGGTTAGGCACATTGGCACACTCTTCGGTGCAGTTAGACTTGCACCGTACGATTGACACGCTATTTTTAAGCTCCGATCACACCGGCGATGCGGAAGTGTGCTCGCTGTTCTTACGCCCTGAATATCGCGGCGAAGCGAATAAACACCTACGTAATGGTGCACTTCTTTCCAAAGCGCGTTGGCTGTTTATTGCTCAGTTTCGTGACCGTTTTCCGCAGAAAGTATTGGCGGAAATGCGTGGTGTGTTTGATGAACATAACACCAGCCCTTTTTGGGAAAGTCTGGGTAAACACTTCTTTCCCATGGACTTTAACGAAGCCGATCGGTTAACCGGTCTGGGGCAGAAAAGCTTTATCGGCGAGCTGATGCCTAAGTTTCCGATCTACACCACGTTTATGTCGGAAGAGGCGCGTGCCTGCATTGGCCAAGTGCACCGCCATACGCGTCCCGCTTTGGAAATGCTCAAGAAAGAAGGACTACGCTGGGAAGGCTATGTCGATATTTTCGATGGTGGCCCCACGGTGGAGGCCTATATTGACGACGTGCGGGCGATTCGTAATTCACGGCTCTGCCAGGTGGAAGTTTCACAAAGCGCACCAGACGAGAGCGTTAGCCGCTGGCTGGCAGCCACTACCGAGATGCTTAACTTCACCGCTAGTTGGATAGGCCGCGCGCCTACCCAGGAAAACACTATCGTGCTTAACCAGCAAGAAGCGGACCGCCTGGGTGTGACAACGGGTGACCACGTTCGTTTGTTGGAAACCTAG
- a CDS encoding MarR family winged helix-turn-helix transcriptional regulator: protein MDHVDRDHVDSILNQWRQERPDLNVAPMATLGRIKRLNYCLNRELEKTWTKYGLNGASFDVLATLRREGPPFALSPGGLMASTMVTSGTMTHRINLLEKAGLIERVKNPEDGRGFLISLSQRGFELIDEAVTAHVEAQAQLTSGLSEEQLAQLDALLKQFLAGLEQQ, encoded by the coding sequence ATGGATCATGTGGATAGGGATCATGTGGATAGCATTCTTAATCAGTGGCGGCAGGAAAGGCCTGACCTTAATGTTGCACCGATGGCCACCCTTGGACGGATTAAGCGACTGAACTACTGCTTAAACCGTGAACTAGAAAAAACCTGGACAAAGTACGGGCTGAATGGTGCAAGCTTTGACGTTTTGGCGACCCTTCGTCGAGAAGGCCCCCCATTTGCGTTGTCGCCAGGGGGGTTGATGGCTTCCACGATGGTGACCTCTGGCACCATGACTCACCGTATCAACCTGTTGGAAAAGGCTGGTTTGATTGAGCGGGTCAAAAACCCAGAGGATGGGCGCGGTTTTTTGATCTCTCTTTCACAGCGTGGTTTTGAATTGATTGATGAGGCGGTTACCGCTCATGTGGAAGCTCAGGCGCAGCTCACTAGCGGCTTAAGTGAAGAACAACTGGCGCAATTAGATGCTCTGCTGAAGCAGTTTTTAGCGGGATTGGAGCAACAGTAA
- a CDS encoding NAD(P)H-binding protein has product MKIAILGAAGDVGTRLMSEALARGHHVTGVVGAENQRNKLPAEASYCVADISDPHQLAQVVEGKDLLISAVRPPEGQEALLVTNGCDI; this is encoded by the coding sequence ATGAAAATCGCGATATTGGGTGCCGCAGGCGACGTTGGAACACGCCTTATGAGTGAAGCGTTAGCACGAGGACATCACGTCACTGGCGTAGTAGGAGCTGAAAATCAGCGTAATAAGCTGCCTGCTGAGGCAAGCTACTGTGTCGCCGATATATCCGACCCGCACCAGTTAGCGCAGGTGGTTGAGGGCAAAGATTTACTGATCAGCGCTGTTCGTCCACCAGAGGGGCAAGAAGCGCTGTTGGTGACTAACGGATGTGATATCTAG
- a CDS encoding DMT family transporter, with the protein MTLSNTIATHSPKRVWLAPLIYLLSGGALLGLSTNLAKLAGEMQLSALAFLFWSITGAALILLAISAIRGHLPPINLRTVEYYSVSALLGVAGSNLIFFSAIPHVGAGFVALIITLPPLLTYVGALLLKIEKFQFIRAAGVMSALLGAITLAANKLSAPDADHLWILIALAGPVLLAIGNVYRTLRWPEGVSSDALAPGMLIAAVVILLGVGFLPVFSLNVPTQHHLPIMLIALQALVFAGQFLLLFLLQKSGGPVFLSLLGSVGAVVGVPVAIFLQGEAAPEGLLLGIVLIGAGVFLLNIGKANPLPSADQINNNPSKIN; encoded by the coding sequence ATGACATTATCAAACACAATTGCAACACACTCACCAAAAAGGGTCTGGCTTGCTCCACTGATTTACCTACTATCAGGTGGAGCACTACTTGGCCTATCGACAAATTTGGCTAAACTTGCCGGGGAAATGCAGCTATCAGCACTCGCATTTCTGTTTTGGTCAATCACAGGGGCTGCGCTTATTTTGCTGGCCATCTCAGCAATACGCGGCCATTTACCGCCTATCAACCTCCGCACCGTCGAGTATTACTCAGTATCCGCACTGCTTGGCGTGGCTGGCTCTAACTTGATCTTTTTCTCCGCTATCCCGCATGTGGGTGCTGGGTTCGTTGCGCTGATCATTACGCTACCGCCGCTTCTCACCTACGTTGGTGCGCTGTTATTGAAAATAGAAAAGTTTCAATTTATTCGAGCGGCTGGCGTTATGTCTGCGCTGTTGGGTGCTATCACCTTAGCCGCCAATAAGCTTTCAGCGCCTGATGCCGATCACTTATGGATCCTCATTGCCCTGGCTGGGCCAGTGCTATTAGCCATCGGCAACGTTTACCGAACATTACGCTGGCCTGAAGGCGTATCCAGCGATGCGCTAGCCCCCGGCATGCTCATCGCCGCCGTTGTAATCCTGTTAGGAGTAGGGTTTTTACCGGTTTTTTCATTAAATGTTCCAACTCAACACCACTTGCCCATCATGCTGATTGCGCTCCAAGCGCTAGTGTTCGCTGGCCAATTCTTACTACTGTTCCTGCTGCAGAAAAGCGGTGGCCCTGTGTTCCTGAGCTTACTGGGTTCCGTTGGAGCTGTCGTGGGGGTGCCTGTTGCCATCTTCCTCCAGGGAGAAGCCGCCCCTGAGGGCTTACTACTAGGCATCGTATTAATTGGCGCAGGTGTTTTCCTGCTCAACATTGGCAAAGCCAATCCGCTTCCTAGCGCTGACCAAATCAACAACAACCCATCCAAGATTAACTAA
- a CDS encoding aspartate aminotransferase family protein, protein MSYTPSRQDFDNYMAPNYSPQQIIPVRGEGSRLWDQQGREYIDFAGGIAVNSLGHCHPVLVNALKEQGEKLWHLSNVFTNEPALALAKTLTERTFADKVFLCSSGGEANEAALKLARRWAVDHHGEHKDKIISFYQSFHGRTFFTVSVGGQPKYSQGFGPVPGGILHANFNDLESVRKLVGDDTCAIMVEPMQGEGGIVPATQEFLQGLRDLCDEHNALLIFDEVQTGVGRSGELYAYKNFGITPDILTSAKSLGGGFPVGATLTTDAIAKSLAIGTHGSTYGGNALASAVALAAVEFIDTPEVLNGVKHRHDLFREHLETINRKHGVFKEIRGMGMLMGAQMSDAFEGRAKDILPLAIEEGVMALIAGPNVLRMAPSLVIPEEDIAEGMARLERAIERLVASA, encoded by the coding sequence ATGAGCTACACCCCAAGCCGTCAGGATTTCGATAACTACATGGCGCCAAACTACTCGCCACAACAGATTATTCCAGTGCGTGGCGAAGGCAGCCGCTTGTGGGATCAGCAGGGGCGTGAATATATTGACTTTGCTGGTGGTATTGCAGTGAACTCGCTTGGCCACTGTCATCCGGTGCTAGTGAATGCGCTTAAAGAGCAGGGCGAAAAGCTTTGGCACTTGTCTAATGTGTTCACCAACGAGCCAGCGCTGGCGCTTGCCAAAACACTCACTGAGCGCACCTTTGCCGACAAAGTGTTCTTGTGCTCGTCCGGTGGCGAAGCTAACGAAGCCGCGCTTAAGCTAGCCCGCCGTTGGGCGGTAGACCACCATGGCGAGCATAAAGATAAAATCATTTCGTTTTATCAGTCTTTCCATGGCCGCACTTTCTTCACTGTGAGCGTGGGTGGTCAGCCCAAGTACTCTCAAGGCTTTGGCCCAGTGCCTGGCGGCATTCTGCATGCCAACTTCAATGACCTGGAAAGCGTGCGCAAGCTAGTGGGCGATGACACCTGCGCCATTATGGTTGAGCCGATGCAGGGCGAAGGCGGTATCGTTCCTGCGACCCAAGAGTTTCTTCAGGGCCTGCGCGATCTGTGCGACGAACACAACGCGTTGCTGATTTTTGACGAAGTACAAACGGGTGTTGGCCGCAGCGGTGAACTTTACGCCTACAAAAACTTCGGTATCACCCCCGATATTCTCACCAGTGCCAAATCACTGGGCGGTGGCTTTCCGGTAGGTGCCACCTTAACCACGGATGCGATTGCGAAATCTCTAGCAATTGGTACTCACGGCTCTACCTATGGTGGTAATGCGCTGGCGTCTGCGGTTGCTCTAGCGGCCGTGGAATTCATTGACACCCCCGAGGTGCTTAACGGCGTTAAGCATCGTCACGACCTGTTCCGCGAGCATTTAGAAACCATTAACCGCAAGCATGGCGTGTTTAAAGAGATTCGCGGCATGGGAATGCTAATGGGCGCACAAATGTCGGATGCCTTTGAAGGTCGCGCTAAAGACATTCTACCTCTCGCTATTGAAGAGGGCGTGATGGCACTGATTGCTGGCCCCAACGTGCTGCGTATGGCGCCATCTTTAGTCATTCCAGAAGAAGATATTGCTGAAGGTATGGCGCGTCTAGAACGTGCTATTGAGCGGCTAGTTGCCAGCGCATGA
- a CDS encoding helix-turn-helix transcriptional regulator, whose protein sequence is MANPTTRVLAVLELLQTHGQMGSAELAERLGVDRRTIRRYMTLLEDMGVPILTEQGRYGGYRLVAGFKLPPMMFTDEETLAISLGLLAAHQLGLTEAAPAIASAQAKLERVMPANLKSRMRGVSDTTRVILPRGAPSLDNRALETLTKATETMRTVGLIYHSPQQGPIARRIDPYGLVFQLGRWYVAGLCHLRGAMRSFRLDRISDVHLQCDTFMRPANFDAADFLSESFSSWSQPYEVSLILHTDLNTANAVFGFQALCASPHEQVEGGLLINTQTDSFEWLASWLAQLPFRFTVLKPTALKDALRERANDLLASCGNSVSDAS, encoded by the coding sequence ATGGCGAACCCCACAACACGCGTGCTTGCTGTGCTTGAATTATTGCAGACCCATGGACAGATGGGCAGTGCCGAACTAGCAGAGCGCCTCGGCGTCGACCGACGCACCATCCGTCGTTACATGACACTGCTGGAAGACATGGGCGTGCCGATTTTGACCGAGCAAGGACGTTACGGCGGCTACCGGTTAGTGGCTGGGTTTAAGCTCCCACCGATGATGTTTACCGACGAAGAGACCCTCGCTATATCCCTGGGGTTGCTAGCCGCCCACCAGCTTGGCCTTACGGAAGCAGCTCCCGCCATTGCCAGTGCTCAGGCGAAACTTGAGCGAGTGATGCCCGCCAACCTTAAAAGCCGCATGCGGGGTGTTAGTGATACCACTCGGGTAATTCTACCCCGTGGTGCACCCAGCCTTGATAACCGAGCTCTTGAAACGCTGACCAAAGCCACAGAAACCATGCGAACGGTGGGGCTTATCTACCACTCTCCACAGCAGGGACCGATAGCGCGTAGAATTGACCCCTACGGCCTAGTTTTTCAGTTGGGACGCTGGTATGTCGCTGGCTTATGTCATTTGCGGGGGGCTATGCGGTCCTTTCGTCTGGATCGTATCAGCGATGTTCACCTTCAGTGCGATACATTTATGCGCCCAGCCAATTTCGATGCGGCGGATTTTTTGAGTGAAAGCTTTTCGTCCTGGAGCCAACCCTATGAGGTGTCGCTAATACTCCACACCGATCTCAACACCGCTAATGCCGTATTCGGTTTCCAGGCTCTTTGTGCAAGCCCCCACGAACAGGTGGAAGGCGGGCTGCTAATCAATACCCAAACCGACAGTTTCGAGTGGCTTGCCAGTTGGCTGGCACAGCTCCCATTTCGGTTCACCGTACTGAAGCCAACGGCGTTGAAGGATGCCTTGCGTGAACGAGCCAATGATTTACTGGCAAGTTGTGGGAACTCTGTTAGCGACGCTAGTTAA
- the astB gene encoding N-succinylarginine dihydrolase, producing the protein MSDVVNSNVVNSNVREVNFDGLVGPTHNYSGLAHGNVASMSHGGLVSNPKEGALQGLAKMKSLMDAGYAQGVLPPQQRPDVGALRDLGFSGSNSDVLTRAAKEAPQLLRAVCSASSMWTANAGTVTPSIDAPDRRVHFTPANLQSSFHRYLEPQTTGRVLQAIFHDEQHFAHHPVLPATPAFSDEGAANHTRLCGEHGEPGVHLFVYGRQAFGDVRSGEREPKRFPARQTLEASQAVARQHGLTDAQTVFAQQHPDAIDAGVFHNDVIAVGNGPVLLYHEMAFWDETRTLDELRAKMSTPLIPVRVPLDAVSMEDAVASYLFNSQLLSNPDGTMTLVVPSECQEREAVWRTIQDFILAGNNPIGEVVVKDVKQSMRNGGGPACLRLRVALSEAEQAALTGRVLMNDALYDDLTAWVNRHYRDRLAADDLADPQLATEVLTALDELTQLLKVGPVYPFQLS; encoded by the coding sequence ATGAGCGACGTGGTGAATAGCAACGTAGTGAATAGCAACGTCAGAGAAGTCAATTTTGACGGTTTGGTAGGGCCAACCCATAACTACTCAGGTCTGGCCCACGGCAACGTGGCGTCTATGAGTCATGGTGGGTTGGTTTCCAACCCGAAAGAGGGCGCGTTACAGGGGCTTGCCAAGATGAAGTCGCTGATGGACGCGGGCTACGCCCAGGGCGTCCTGCCTCCTCAACAGCGCCCGGATGTAGGCGCACTAAGAGATTTAGGTTTCAGCGGCAGTAATAGTGACGTGCTCACCCGAGCTGCAAAAGAGGCCCCTCAGCTGCTGCGGGCGGTTTGCTCGGCTTCCAGCATGTGGACGGCCAACGCAGGCACCGTTACCCCCAGTATTGACGCGCCTGATCGCCGGGTGCATTTCACACCAGCGAACCTACAGTCGAGCTTTCATCGCTACCTGGAGCCGCAAACCACCGGTCGTGTGCTACAGGCTATTTTCCACGATGAACAGCACTTTGCTCACCATCCAGTACTGCCTGCAACGCCTGCCTTTTCTGATGAAGGTGCCGCGAATCATACCCGACTATGCGGTGAACATGGCGAGCCAGGTGTTCACCTGTTTGTGTATGGTCGCCAAGCATTTGGTGACGTGCGTAGCGGTGAGCGTGAGCCAAAACGCTTCCCCGCTCGGCAAACCCTGGAAGCCAGTCAAGCGGTGGCCCGCCAGCATGGGCTAACGGATGCACAAACGGTGTTTGCTCAGCAGCACCCAGATGCCATCGACGCGGGTGTCTTCCATAACGATGTGATTGCCGTGGGTAATGGCCCCGTGCTGCTCTATCACGAAATGGCCTTTTGGGATGAAACGCGCACCTTGGATGAGCTGCGCGCCAAAATGTCTACGCCACTGATTCCGGTGCGAGTTCCGTTAGACGCGGTGAGCATGGAAGATGCGGTAGCATCGTACTTGTTCAACTCCCAGCTACTTTCCAACCCGGACGGCACCATGACGCTGGTAGTGCCCAGCGAATGCCAAGAGCGCGAAGCCGTCTGGCGCACGATTCAGGACTTTATTCTGGCGGGCAATAACCCTATTGGTGAAGTGGTCGTTAAAGATGTTAAGCAGAGCATGCGCAACGGCGGTGGCCCCGCCTGCCTGCGTTTGCGTGTTGCTTTATCGGAAGCTGAACAGGCAGCGTTGACCGGCCGCGTGTTAATGAATGATGCGCTGTACGATGACCTGACCGCCTGGGTTAATCGCCACTACCGTGATCGCCTAGCGGCAGATGACCTTGCCGACCCCCAGCTCGCCACTGAAGTGCTCACCGCGCTGGACGAGCTAACGCAATTGCTAAAGGTTGGGCCTGTCTATCCGTTCCAATTGAGTTAA